In a genomic window of Zingiber officinale cultivar Zhangliang chromosome 9B, Zo_v1.1, whole genome shotgun sequence:
- the LOC122023881 gene encoding protein NRT1/ PTR FAMILY 8.3-like, which produces MENDDGVSLESGERSPLLDKSQSSRHFEDNGSEEIDQRSEPQSVTSISKAPPIILAFSFLEGIAFNGIGINLVLYLGSVLHWPISSSAANVSFWGGTTYFTPLLGGLLADTYFGNYRTIVISIILYLLGLVIVTLSATIPSLTPPSCDGNSCQPATAFQTFVFFSGLYVIAFGTGGTRAALLPFGADQFNEEKPIEMRKKVSFFSYFYVCSMLGLLFSGTFIVWIQQNVSWAIGFGISTFCMVIASGGFLLGTSTYKLTMPTGSPLKSLLQVIVATVRKMHVETPTDPNLLYVVNQEKSCKRRLAHTDEFRFFDKAATISNLERSSDCAQSSWTICTVTQVEELKILLRMLPIWATSVVYTAACTQMNSTFIQQGNAMNTRIGSFTIPPASLSSFGVMCVMIWVFIYIRVISPVVERFTSNGAGLTNLQRMGIGRFTMIIAMLTAGFIETIRLKSVKHGHLISIGWQFPQYFIISGSEVFNYITQLEFFYAQAPDSMRSICTAFALLSTALGNYLSSFIVTVVSAATASDGNPGWIPDDLNKGHLDYFFYGLAGICTINFCIYAFVARNYRLKQVIEEY; this is translated from the exons ATGGAGAACGATGATGGAGTTTCTTTGGAAAGTGGCGAAAGAAGTCCTCTGCTGGATAAG AGCCAATCATCAAGGCATTTTGAAGACAATGGTTCTGAGGAGATCGATCAAAGATCTGAGCCACAAAGTGTAACTTCTATCTCCAAGGCACCACCAATAATCTTAG cattTTCATTCCTGGAAGGTATTGCTTTCAATGGCATTGGCATAAACTTAGTTTTGTATCTTGGTTCTGTCCTTCATTGGCCTATTTCTTCAAGTGCTGCAAATGTTTCCTTTTGGGGTGGAACTACATATTTCACACCACTGCTTGGTGGCCTCCTCGCTGACACCTATTTTGGAAATTACAGGACAATTGTAATATCCATCATATTGTACCTACTT GGGTTGGTGATTGTTACTTTATCTGCCACTATTCCATCATTAACACCTCCTTCATGTGATGGAAATTCATGTCAACCTGCAACTGCATTCCAAACGTTTGTGTTCTTTTCTGGGTTATATGTTATTGCCTTTGGGACTGGTGGAACCAGAGCAGCCTTGCTGCCCTTTGGTGCAGACCAATTTAATGAGGAGAAACCGATAGAAATGAGAAAGAAAGTATCCTTCTTCAGTTATTTTTATGTATGTTCCATGTTAGGATTGCTCTTTTCTGGTACTTTCATAGTTTGGATACAACAAAATGTCAGCTGGGCAATTGGATTTGGGATTTCAACATTTTGCATGGTTATAGCTTCTGGAGGCTTTTTACTTGGAACTTCAACATACAAGTTAACGATGCCAACTGGCAGTCCTTTGAAGAGTCTTCTTCAGGTTATTGTAGCTACTGTAAGGAAGATGCACGTGGAAACTCCAACCGACCCTAATTTACTTTACGTGGTAAACCAAGAGAAATCGTGCAAGAGGCGATTGGCACATACTGACGAATTCAG ATTCTTTGACAAGGCAGCTACTATTTCAAATCTGGAGAGAAGCAGTGATTGTGCCCAGAGTTCATGGACCATTTGCACTGTAACTCAAGTGGAGGAGCTGAAGATACTTCTGCGGATGCTACCAATCTGGGCAACAAGTGTTGTGTATACTGCAGCATGCACTCAAATGAATAGCACTTTCATCCAACAGGGTAATGCAATGAACACAAGGATTGGATCCTTCACCATCCCCCCTGCATCACTTTCCTCCTTCGGAGTGATGTGTGTCATGATCTGGGTTTTCATTTACATCAGGGTTATATCCCCAGTAGTTGAGAGGTTCACTTCAAATGGAGCTGGACTTACTAATCTGCAGAGAATGGGAATTGGCCGTTTTACGATGATCATAGCCATGCTAACAGCTGGATTTATCGAAACAATTAGACTGAAGAGTGTGAAGCATGGTCACCTGATAAGCATAGGGTGGCAATTTCCCCAGTACTTTATTATCTCAGGTTCGGAGGTCTTCAATTACATCACGCAGCTCGAGTTCTTCTATGCACAGGCACCCGATAGCATGCGGAGCATCTGCACAGCATTCGCCTTGCTCTCAACTGCACTGGGAAATTACTTGAGCTCTTTCATAGTCACAGTCGTTTCTGCTGCTACAGCAAGCGACGGAAATCCTGGGTGGATCCCAGATGATCTGAACAAGGGGCACCTTGATTACTTCTTCTACGGTCTTGCAGGAATCTGCACAATAAATTTCTGCATTTATGCTTTTGTTGCCAGGAACTACAGGCTGAAGCAGGTCATAGAAGAATACTGA
- the LOC122024682 gene encoding ER lumen protein-retaining receptor-like, protein MNAFRLAGDMTHLFSIILLLLKIRTTKSCAGISLKTQELYVIIFIARYLDLFTKYYSLYNSMMKVVFLGTSICIVWYMRYHKVVRQTYNKNEDTFQHFFLLVPCFVLALLIHHSFTIIEILWTFSIYLEAVAILPQLVLLQRSRNIDNLTGNYVFFLGAYRALYLLNWMYRFFTENHQFRWIPWLSGLVQTALYADFFYYYIMSWKNREKFKLPA, encoded by the exons atgaatGCGTTCAGGTTAGCGGGGGATATGACCCATCTCTTCAGCATCATATTGCTCCTTCTCAAGATCCGGACCACGAAATCTTGTGCCG GCATATCACTTAAGACTCAAGAGTTGTATGTCATCATATTCATCGCACGATATCTTGACTTGTTCACAAAGTATTATTCACTCTATAACTCTATGATGAAAGTTGTATTCCTTGGCACCTCCATTTGCATAGTTTGGTATATGCGATACCATAAAGTTGTTAGGCAGACATACAACAAGAATGAAGATACTTTCCAGCATTTTTTCCTCTTGGTACCATGTTTTGTGTTGGCTCTTCTGATACATCATTCGTTTACCATCATCGAG ATTTTATGGACATTCTCAATTTATCTTGAAGCTGTTGCAATCTTACCGCAATTGGTTTTGTTGCAAAGGTCAAGAAACATAGACAATTTGACAGGAAACTATGTTTTCTTTCTTGG GGCTTATAGGGCGTTGTACTTGTTGAATTGGATGTATCGATTCTTCACTGAGAACCACCAGTTTCGCTGGATAC CTTGGCTATCTGGACTGGTTCAAACGGCTCTTTATGCCGATTTCTTTTACTACTACATAATGAG TTGGAAGAATCGAGAAAAATTCAAGCTTCCTGCTTGA